One part of the Mya arenaria isolate MELC-2E11 chromosome 3, ASM2691426v1 genome encodes these proteins:
- the LOC128226885 gene encoding protein adenylyltransferase SelO-like isoform X1, which produces MVDKNCSLLFFLLTHFLTIVLLFGHEKTHNYCMNYSNASVFMTVNNVCLNKPQWHLFDISQWIFSTSILKTHFPIDTDKKNFVREVRNVLFSEIKPEPLKRNPKLAAVSDQVLSDILNLDPDRALAQTDFLKFANGDLNVRNQILFAHRYGGHQFSHWAGQLGDGRAIMLGEYVNHLGERWELQLKGSGKTPYSRRGDGKAVIRSSVREFLCSEAMFALGIPTTRAASLVVSDDPVIRDQFYNGNIKKERAAVVLRLAPSWFRIGSLEILATHNEIDNLRSLVDFIIVNYFPFINASDPDRVLAFYQEIVEKTARMIALWQSVGFTHGVCNTDNFSILSLTIDYGPFGFMDNYDPQFVPNTSDDEGLYKYERQPDVGWFNLNKLRIALLPLMNKKQKKQADIILDGYSGIFKSKYMEIFLKKLGFVGMTTYTEDDEQFLAVLLKIMEDTKADFTMTFRELSEISLKDLNKYIKDTSLFPEYWTLPDLVNHSWFESWLNLYKQKLEDANISEIQRQSIMKKTNPRYILRNWIAQAVIEQTQKNNFEDIHSVLNILTNPFTYNKVAEQRGLAGPPPDWAGKLRVSCSS; this is translated from the exons ATGGTGGATAAAAATTGCAGTCTGCTCTTTTTCTTGCTAACACACTTTTTGACAATAGTTTTATTGTTTGGTCATGAAAAAACGCATAATTATTGCATGAATTATTCTAATGCATCTGTGTTTATGACTGTCAACAATGTGTGCTTGAATAAACCTCAGTGGCATCTGTTTGACATTAGTCAATGGATATTTTCAacaagcattttaaaaacacactttCCTATTGACACAGACAAAAAGAACTTTGTTCGTGAAGTCAGGAATGTCCTATTTTCAGAAATCAAACCAGAACCACTGAAAAGAAATCCCAAACTTGCAGCTGTCAGTGATCAAGTATTGTCGGACATTCTTAATTTGGACCCAGACAGGGCACTCGCACAAACTGACTTTCTTAAGTTTGCAAATGGAGATTTAAATGTACGCAACCAGATATTATTTGCACATAG GTATGGTGGACACCAGTTTAGCCACTGGGCTGGTCAGCTTGGTGATGGACGAGCAATTATGCTGGGGGAGTATGTGAACCATCTAGGGGAGAGATGGGAGCTCCAGCTGAAAGGCTCAGGAAAAACACCATACTCACGGAGGGGGGATGGGAAGGCTGTGATACGTTCCTCTGTTCGGGAGTTCCTCTGCAGCGAAGCAATGTTTGCGCTGG GAATTCCAACAACAAGAGCTGCCAGTCTTGTTGTCAGTGATGACCCAGTAATACGTGACCAGTTCTATAATGGCAACATAAAAAAGGAGCGGGCTGCTGTGGTTCTTCGACTGGCACCCTCCTGGTTCAGAATCGGCTCCTTGGAAATCCTGGCTACTCATAATGAGATAGACAACTTGCGCTCTCTTGTCGACTTTATCATTGTGAATTACTTCCCTTTCATTAATGCATCGGATCCTGATCGGGTGTTAGCCTTCTACCAAGAAATTGTAGAAAAAACTGCAAGGATGATAGCGCTCTGGCAGAGTGTGGGTTTTACTCATGGGGTGTGCAATACGGACAATTTTAGTATTTTGTCCCTGACAATTGACTATGGCCCTTTTGGTTTTATGGACAACTATGATCCACAGTTTGTGCCTAACACCTCAGATGATGAGGGCTTGTACAAGTATGAGAGACAGCCTGATGTTGGAtggtttaatttgaataaattaagaATAGCACTGCTACCTTTAATGAACAAGAAGCAGAAGAAACAAGCGGACATTATACTAGATGGTTATTCGGGaatctttaaatcaaaatatatggaaatattCCTGAAAAAGTTAGGATTTGTTGGAATGACCACATATACAGAAGATGATGAACAGTTTTTGGCTGTTCTATTGAAGATAATGGAAGATACAAAAGCAGATTTCACAATGACATTCAGAGAATTGTCGGAGATTAGTTTAAAAGATCTgaacaaatatatcaaagacACTTCACTCTTCCCGGAATATTGGACACTGCCAGACCTGGTAAACCATTCATGGTTTGAAAGTTGGCTGAATCTTTACAAACAGAAGCTTGAGGATGCAAACATCTCCGAGATACAGCGGCAGAGCATAATGAAGAAAACCAACCCTCGATATATCCTGAGAAACTGGATAGCACAGGCTGTCATAGAACAGACAcagaaaaacaattttgaagatatcCATAGTGTGTTAAACATTCTTACTAACCCATTTACCTACAATAAGGTGGCTGAGCAAAGGGGTCTAGCAGGGCCTCCTCCTGATTGGGCAGGAAAATTAAGGGTCAGCTGCTCCTCATAG
- the LOC128226885 gene encoding protein adenylyltransferase SelO-like isoform X2 — MYGGHQFSHWAGQLGDGRAIMLGEYVNHLGERWELQLKGSGKTPYSRRGDGKAVIRSSVREFLCSEAMFALGIPTTRAASLVVSDDPVIRDQFYNGNIKKERAAVVLRLAPSWFRIGSLEILATHNEIDNLRSLVDFIIVNYFPFINASDPDRVLAFYQEIVEKTARMIALWQSVGFTHGVCNTDNFSILSLTIDYGPFGFMDNYDPQFVPNTSDDEGLYKYERQPDVGWFNLNKLRIALLPLMNKKQKKQADIILDGYSGIFKSKYMEIFLKKLGFVGMTTYTEDDEQFLAVLLKIMEDTKADFTMTFRELSEISLKDLNKYIKDTSLFPEYWTLPDLVNHSWFESWLNLYKQKLEDANISEIQRQSIMKKTNPRYILRNWIAQAVIEQTQKNNFEDIHSVLNILTNPFTYNKVAEQRGLAGPPPDWAGKLRVSCSS, encoded by the exons AT GTATGGTGGACACCAGTTTAGCCACTGGGCTGGTCAGCTTGGTGATGGACGAGCAATTATGCTGGGGGAGTATGTGAACCATCTAGGGGAGAGATGGGAGCTCCAGCTGAAAGGCTCAGGAAAAACACCATACTCACGGAGGGGGGATGGGAAGGCTGTGATACGTTCCTCTGTTCGGGAGTTCCTCTGCAGCGAAGCAATGTTTGCGCTGG GAATTCCAACAACAAGAGCTGCCAGTCTTGTTGTCAGTGATGACCCAGTAATACGTGACCAGTTCTATAATGGCAACATAAAAAAGGAGCGGGCTGCTGTGGTTCTTCGACTGGCACCCTCCTGGTTCAGAATCGGCTCCTTGGAAATCCTGGCTACTCATAATGAGATAGACAACTTGCGCTCTCTTGTCGACTTTATCATTGTGAATTACTTCCCTTTCATTAATGCATCGGATCCTGATCGGGTGTTAGCCTTCTACCAAGAAATTGTAGAAAAAACTGCAAGGATGATAGCGCTCTGGCAGAGTGTGGGTTTTACTCATGGGGTGTGCAATACGGACAATTTTAGTATTTTGTCCCTGACAATTGACTATGGCCCTTTTGGTTTTATGGACAACTATGATCCACAGTTTGTGCCTAACACCTCAGATGATGAGGGCTTGTACAAGTATGAGAGACAGCCTGATGTTGGAtggtttaatttgaataaattaagaATAGCACTGCTACCTTTAATGAACAAGAAGCAGAAGAAACAAGCGGACATTATACTAGATGGTTATTCGGGaatctttaaatcaaaatatatggaaatattCCTGAAAAAGTTAGGATTTGTTGGAATGACCACATATACAGAAGATGATGAACAGTTTTTGGCTGTTCTATTGAAGATAATGGAAGATACAAAAGCAGATTTCACAATGACATTCAGAGAATTGTCGGAGATTAGTTTAAAAGATCTgaacaaatatatcaaagacACTTCACTCTTCCCGGAATATTGGACACTGCCAGACCTGGTAAACCATTCATGGTTTGAAAGTTGGCTGAATCTTTACAAACAGAAGCTTGAGGATGCAAACATCTCCGAGATACAGCGGCAGAGCATAATGAAGAAAACCAACCCTCGATATATCCTGAGAAACTGGATAGCACAGGCTGTCATAGAACAGACAcagaaaaacaattttgaagatatcCATAGTGTGTTAAACATTCTTACTAACCCATTTACCTACAATAAGGTGGCTGAGCAAAGGGGTCTAGCAGGGCCTCCTCCTGATTGGGCAGGAAAATTAAGGGTCAGCTGCTCCTCATAG
- the LOC128226885 gene encoding protein adenylyltransferase SelO-like isoform X3 has translation MLGEYVNHLGERWELQLKGSGKTPYSRRGDGKAVIRSSVREFLCSEAMFALGIPTTRAASLVVSDDPVIRDQFYNGNIKKERAAVVLRLAPSWFRIGSLEILATHNEIDNLRSLVDFIIVNYFPFINASDPDRVLAFYQEIVEKTARMIALWQSVGFTHGVCNTDNFSILSLTIDYGPFGFMDNYDPQFVPNTSDDEGLYKYERQPDVGWFNLNKLRIALLPLMNKKQKKQADIILDGYSGIFKSKYMEIFLKKLGFVGMTTYTEDDEQFLAVLLKIMEDTKADFTMTFRELSEISLKDLNKYIKDTSLFPEYWTLPDLVNHSWFESWLNLYKQKLEDANISEIQRQSIMKKTNPRYILRNWIAQAVIEQTQKNNFEDIHSVLNILTNPFTYNKVAEQRGLAGPPPDWAGKLRVSCSS, from the exons ATGCTGGGGGAGTATGTGAACCATCTAGGGGAGAGATGGGAGCTCCAGCTGAAAGGCTCAGGAAAAACACCATACTCACGGAGGGGGGATGGGAAGGCTGTGATACGTTCCTCTGTTCGGGAGTTCCTCTGCAGCGAAGCAATGTTTGCGCTGG GAATTCCAACAACAAGAGCTGCCAGTCTTGTTGTCAGTGATGACCCAGTAATACGTGACCAGTTCTATAATGGCAACATAAAAAAGGAGCGGGCTGCTGTGGTTCTTCGACTGGCACCCTCCTGGTTCAGAATCGGCTCCTTGGAAATCCTGGCTACTCATAATGAGATAGACAACTTGCGCTCTCTTGTCGACTTTATCATTGTGAATTACTTCCCTTTCATTAATGCATCGGATCCTGATCGGGTGTTAGCCTTCTACCAAGAAATTGTAGAAAAAACTGCAAGGATGATAGCGCTCTGGCAGAGTGTGGGTTTTACTCATGGGGTGTGCAATACGGACAATTTTAGTATTTTGTCCCTGACAATTGACTATGGCCCTTTTGGTTTTATGGACAACTATGATCCACAGTTTGTGCCTAACACCTCAGATGATGAGGGCTTGTACAAGTATGAGAGACAGCCTGATGTTGGAtggtttaatttgaataaattaagaATAGCACTGCTACCTTTAATGAACAAGAAGCAGAAGAAACAAGCGGACATTATACTAGATGGTTATTCGGGaatctttaaatcaaaatatatggaaatattCCTGAAAAAGTTAGGATTTGTTGGAATGACCACATATACAGAAGATGATGAACAGTTTTTGGCTGTTCTATTGAAGATAATGGAAGATACAAAAGCAGATTTCACAATGACATTCAGAGAATTGTCGGAGATTAGTTTAAAAGATCTgaacaaatatatcaaagacACTTCACTCTTCCCGGAATATTGGACACTGCCAGACCTGGTAAACCATTCATGGTTTGAAAGTTGGCTGAATCTTTACAAACAGAAGCTTGAGGATGCAAACATCTCCGAGATACAGCGGCAGAGCATAATGAAGAAAACCAACCCTCGATATATCCTGAGAAACTGGATAGCACAGGCTGTCATAGAACAGACAcagaaaaacaattttgaagatatcCATAGTGTGTTAAACATTCTTACTAACCCATTTACCTACAATAAGGTGGCTGAGCAAAGGGGTCTAGCAGGGCCTCCTCCTGATTGGGCAGGAAAATTAAGGGTCAGCTGCTCCTCATAG